Proteins co-encoded in one Streptomyces roseochromogenus subsp. oscitans DS 12.976 genomic window:
- a CDS encoding phosphoglycerate kinase has protein sequence MKTIDELLADGVSGKRVFVRADLNVPLADGTITDDGRIRAVLPTVKALAEAGAKVVVASHLGRPKGAPDPAFSLLPAAERLGELLGAPVAFAQDTVGPAAHDAVDGLQPGQVAVIENLRFNAGETSKDDTERAEFADRLAALADVYVGDGFGAVHRKHASVYDLPKKLPHYAGYLIATEVGVLKKLTEDVKRPYVVALGGAKVSDKLAVIDALLGKADRLLIGGGMAYTFLKAKGYEVGISLLQEDQIPAVTEYMQRAEKQGVELVLPVDVLVSREFPDLKTKAPADYTVVDADKIPADQEGLDIGPKTRELYASKLTDAATVFWNGPMGVFEHPDYAGGTKAVAQALLDSDGFTVVGGGDSAAAVRTLGFDENAFGHISTGGGASLEHLEGKTLPGLAALED, from the coding sequence ATGAAGACGATCGACGAACTTCTCGCCGACGGCGTGAGCGGCAAGCGGGTCTTCGTCCGCGCCGACCTCAACGTGCCGCTGGCCGACGGGACGATCACCGACGACGGCCGCATCCGTGCCGTCCTGCCCACCGTCAAGGCCCTCGCCGAGGCCGGCGCCAAGGTGGTCGTCGCCTCGCACCTGGGACGCCCCAAGGGCGCCCCGGACCCCGCCTTCTCGCTGCTGCCCGCCGCCGAGCGCCTCGGTGAACTCCTCGGCGCCCCGGTCGCCTTCGCCCAGGACACCGTCGGCCCGGCCGCCCACGACGCCGTGGACGGCCTCCAGCCCGGCCAGGTCGCGGTCATCGAGAACCTGCGCTTCAACGCCGGCGAGACTTCGAAGGACGACACCGAGCGTGCCGAGTTCGCCGACCGGCTGGCCGCGCTCGCCGACGTCTACGTCGGTGACGGCTTCGGCGCCGTGCACCGCAAGCACGCCTCCGTCTACGACCTGCCGAAGAAGCTGCCGCACTACGCCGGCTACCTCATCGCCACCGAGGTCGGCGTGCTGAAGAAGCTCACCGAGGACGTCAAGCGCCCCTACGTCGTCGCGCTCGGCGGCGCCAAGGTCTCCGACAAGCTCGCCGTCATCGACGCGCTGCTGGGGAAGGCCGACCGCCTGCTCATCGGCGGCGGCATGGCCTACACCTTCCTCAAGGCCAAGGGCTACGAGGTCGGCATCTCCCTCCTGCAGGAGGACCAGATCCCGGCCGTCACGGAGTACATGCAGCGCGCCGAGAAGCAGGGCGTCGAGCTGGTGCTCCCCGTCGACGTCCTGGTCTCCCGGGAGTTCCCGGACCTGAAGACCAAGGCGCCGGCCGACTACACCGTGGTCGACGCGGACAAGATCCCCGCCGACCAGGAGGGCCTGGACATCGGCCCGAAGACCCGGGAGCTGTACGCCTCGAAGCTCACCGACGCCGCGACCGTCTTCTGGAACGGTCCCATGGGCGTCTTCGAGCACCCCGACTACGCGGGGGGCACCAAGGCGGTAGCCCAGGCCCTCCTCGACTCGGACGGCTTCACCGTCGTCGGCGGCGGTGACTCCGCCGCGGCCGTGCGTACGCTCGGCTTCGACGAGAATGCATTCGGCCACATCTCGACCGGTGGCGGCGCCTCCCTCGAACACCTCGAGGGCAAGACGCTCCCCGGCCTCGCCGCACTGGAGGACTGA
- the gap gene encoding type I glyceraldehyde-3-phosphate dehydrogenase gives MTIRVGINGFGRIGRNYFRALLEQGADIEVVAVNDLGDTATTAHLLKYDTILGRLKQEVSHTADTITVDGHTIKVLSERNPADIPWGELGVDIVIESTGIFTKREDAAKHLAGGAKKVLISAPAKDEDITIVMGVNQDKYDAANHHVISNASCTTNCVAPMAKVLDENFGIVKGLMTTVHAYTNDQRILDFPHKDLRRARAAAENIIPTTTGAAKATALVLPQLKGKLDGIAMRVPVPTGSVTDLVVELGREVTKEEVNAAFQKAAEGELKGLLDYTEDPIVSSDIVNAPASCTFDSSLTMVQEGKNVKVIGWYDNEWGYSNRLVDLTVFVGNQL, from the coding sequence GTGACGATCCGCGTAGGCATCAACGGCTTCGGCCGCATCGGTCGTAACTACTTCCGCGCGCTGCTGGAGCAGGGAGCGGACATCGAGGTTGTGGCTGTCAACGACCTGGGTGACACCGCCACCACGGCCCACCTGCTGAAGTACGACACGATCCTGGGTCGCCTCAAGCAGGAGGTCTCCCACACCGCCGACACCATCACCGTGGACGGCCACACCATCAAGGTGCTCTCCGAGCGCAACCCGGCCGACATCCCCTGGGGCGAGCTGGGCGTCGACATCGTCATCGAGTCGACCGGCATCTTCACCAAGCGCGAGGACGCCGCCAAGCACCTCGCCGGCGGCGCCAAGAAGGTCCTCATCTCGGCTCCGGCCAAGGACGAGGACATCACCATCGTGATGGGCGTCAACCAGGACAAGTACGACGCGGCGAACCACCACGTCATCTCCAACGCCTCCTGCACCACCAACTGTGTGGCGCCGATGGCCAAGGTCCTGGACGAGAACTTCGGCATCGTCAAGGGTCTGATGACCACGGTGCACGCGTACACGAACGACCAGCGCATCCTGGACTTCCCGCACAAGGACCTGCGCCGCGCCCGTGCCGCCGCCGAGAACATCATCCCGACCACCACCGGTGCCGCCAAGGCCACCGCCCTGGTCCTGCCGCAGCTCAAGGGCAAGCTGGACGGCATCGCCATGCGCGTCCCGGTCCCGACCGGCTCGGTCACCGACCTGGTCGTCGAGCTCGGCCGCGAGGTCACCAAGGAAGAGGTCAACGCCGCCTTCCAGAAGGCCGCCGAGGGCGAGCTGAAGGGCCTCCTGGACTACACCGAGGACCCGATCGTCTCCTCCGACATCGTCAACGCCCCGGCGTCCTGCACCTTCGACTCCTCCCTGACCATGGTCCAGGAGGGCAAGAACGTGAAGGTCATCGGCTGGTACGACAATGAGTGGGGCTACTCCAACCGCCTCGTGGACCTCACGGTCTTCGTCGGCAACCAGCTCTGA
- a CDS encoding RNA polymerase-binding protein RbpA translates to MASGNAIRGSRVGAGPMGEAERGESAPRLRISFWCSNGHETQPSFASDAQVPETWDCPRCGFPAGQDRDNPPDPPRTEPYKTHLAYVRERRSDADGEAILAEALAKLRGEI, encoded by the coding sequence GTGGCAAGTGGCAACGCGATCCGGGGAAGCCGGGTCGGAGCGGGGCCGATGGGCGAGGCCGAGCGCGGCGAGTCCGCGCCGCGGCTGCGCATCTCCTTCTGGTGCTCCAACGGGCATGAGACCCAGCCGAGCTTCGCCAGCGACGCACAGGTGCCCGAGACCTGGGACTGCCCGCGCTGCGGCTTCCCGGCCGGCCAGGACCGGGACAACCCGCCGGACCCGCCGCGCACCGAGCCGTACAAGACGCACCTCGCGTATGTGCGGGAGCGGCGCAGCGACGCGGACGGTGAGGCGATCCTCGCCGAGGCGCTCGCCAAACTGCGGGGCGAGATCTAG
- the tpiA gene encoding triose-phosphate isomerase, which produces MTTRTPLMAGNWKMNLNHLEAIAHVQKLAFALADKDYEAVEVAVLPPFTDLRSVQTLVDGDKLKIKYGAQDLSAHDSGAYTGEISGPMLAKLKCTYVVIGHSERRQYHEETDELINAKVKAAYKHGLTPILCVGEELDVREAGNHVTHTLAQLEGGLKDLPAEQAETVVIAYEPVWAIGTGKVCGSEDAQEVCAAIRAKLAELYSQDVADKVRIQYGGSVKSGNVAEIMAQADIDGALVGGASLDADEFVKIVRFRDQ; this is translated from the coding sequence ATGACCACTCGTACGCCTCTGATGGCGGGCAACTGGAAGATGAACCTCAACCACCTAGAGGCCATCGCACACGTCCAGAAGCTCGCCTTCGCCCTGGCCGACAAGGACTACGAGGCCGTCGAGGTCGCCGTCCTGCCGCCCTTCACCGACCTGCGCTCCGTGCAGACCCTGGTCGACGGCGACAAGCTCAAGATCAAGTACGGCGCCCAGGACCTCTCGGCGCACGACTCCGGCGCCTACACCGGTGAGATCTCCGGTCCGATGCTGGCCAAGCTCAAGTGCACCTACGTGGTCATCGGCCACTCCGAGCGCCGCCAGTACCACGAGGAGACCGACGAGCTGATCAACGCCAAGGTCAAGGCCGCCTACAAGCACGGTCTGACCCCGATCCTGTGCGTCGGCGAGGAGCTGGACGTCCGCGAGGCGGGCAACCACGTCACGCATACCCTCGCCCAGCTCGAGGGCGGTCTGAAGGACCTCCCGGCCGAGCAGGCCGAGACCGTCGTGATCGCCTACGAGCCCGTATGGGCGATCGGCACCGGCAAGGTCTGCGGCTCCGAGGACGCCCAGGAGGTCTGCGCCGCCATCCGTGCCAAGCTCGCCGAGCTGTACTCGCAGGACGTGGCCGACAAGGTCCGCATCCAGTACGGCGGCTCCGTGAAGTCGGGCAACGTCGCCGAGATCATGGCCCAGGCCGACATCGACGGCGCCCTGGTCGGCGGTGCCTCGCTGGACGCCGACGAGTTCGTCAAGATCGTGCGTTTCCGCGATCAGTAG
- the pgi gene encoding glucose-6-phosphate isomerase, translating into MNADGRTRLNQTPEWTALAKHREELADTHLRELFAADPGRAEGYALQVGDLYIDYSKHLVTDETLRLLRELAAATDVFGLRDAMFRGEKINVTENRAVLHTALRAPREAVIEVDGENVVPKVHAVLDKMAGFADRVRSGAWTGHTGKRIKNVINVGIGGSDLGPAMAYEVLRSFTDRALMVRFVSNVDGADLHEATRDLDPAETLFIIASKTFTTIETITNATSARTWLLDALGDEAAVAKHFVALSTNAEKVAEFGIDPDNMFEFWDWVGGRYSYDSAIGLSLMIAIGPGRFREMLDGFRLVDDHFRTAPAEANAPLLLGLLGIWYGNFHDAQSHAVLPYSHYLSRFTAYLQQLDMESNGKYVARDGRQVDWQTGPVVWGTPGTNGQHAYYQLIHQGTKLIPADFIGFAEPVAELSGELKAQHDLLMANFFAQTQALAFGKSAEEVRAEGVPEELVTHKTFQGNRPTTTVLAKELTPSVLGQLIALYEHKVFVQGAVWNIDSFDQWGVELGKVLAKRVEPALTEGAEVPGLDASSKVLVAKYRRMRGRN; encoded by the coding sequence ATGAACGCAGACGGCCGGACCAGGCTCAACCAGACGCCCGAATGGACCGCTCTCGCCAAGCATCGGGAGGAGCTGGCCGACACTCATCTGAGGGAACTGTTCGCCGCCGATCCCGGGCGCGCCGAGGGGTACGCGCTCCAGGTCGGCGATCTGTACATCGACTACTCGAAGCACCTGGTCACCGACGAGACGCTGCGGCTGCTGCGCGAGCTGGCCGCCGCCACGGACGTGTTCGGGCTCCGGGACGCCATGTTCCGCGGCGAGAAGATCAACGTCACCGAGAACCGTGCGGTGCTGCACACCGCGCTGCGCGCCCCGCGCGAGGCGGTGATCGAGGTCGACGGCGAGAACGTCGTCCCGAAGGTGCACGCCGTGCTCGACAAGATGGCCGGCTTCGCCGACCGCGTCCGTTCCGGCGCCTGGACCGGCCACACCGGCAAGCGCATCAAGAACGTGATCAACGTCGGCATCGGCGGCTCCGACCTGGGCCCCGCGATGGCCTACGAGGTGCTGCGCAGCTTCACCGACCGCGCCCTCATGGTCCGCTTCGTGTCCAACGTGGACGGCGCCGACCTGCATGAGGCCACCCGCGACCTGGACCCGGCCGAGACGCTGTTCATCATCGCCTCCAAGACCTTCACCACGATCGAGACGATCACCAACGCCACCTCCGCCCGCACCTGGCTGCTGGACGCGCTCGGTGACGAGGCCGCGGTGGCCAAGCACTTCGTCGCCCTGTCGACCAACGCCGAGAAGGTCGCCGAGTTCGGCATCGACCCGGACAACATGTTCGAGTTCTGGGACTGGGTCGGCGGCCGGTACTCGTACGACTCCGCGATCGGGCTGTCCCTGATGATCGCGATCGGACCCGGCCGTTTCCGCGAGATGCTCGACGGCTTCCGGCTGGTCGACGACCACTTCCGCACCGCGCCCGCCGAGGCCAACGCGCCTTTGCTCCTGGGCCTGCTGGGCATCTGGTACGGCAACTTCCACGACGCCCAGTCGCACGCCGTCCTGCCGTACAGCCACTATCTGTCGAGGTTCACCGCCTACCTCCAGCAGCTGGACATGGAGTCCAACGGCAAGTACGTGGCGCGGGACGGCAGGCAGGTGGACTGGCAGACCGGGCCGGTCGTCTGGGGCACGCCGGGCACCAACGGGCAGCACGCCTACTACCAGTTGATCCACCAGGGCACCAAGCTGATCCCGGCGGACTTCATCGGCTTCGCCGAGCCGGTGGCCGAGCTGAGCGGTGAACTGAAGGCACAGCACGACCTGTTGATGGCCAACTTCTTCGCCCAGACCCAGGCGCTGGCCTTCGGCAAGTCCGCCGAGGAGGTCCGCGCGGAGGGGGTGCCGGAGGAGCTGGTCACGCACAAGACCTTCCAGGGCAACCGGCCGACGACGACCGTCCTCGCGAAGGAACTCACCCCGTCGGTCCTCGGCCAGCTGATCGCCCTCTACGAACACAAGGTGTTCGTGCAGGGCGCGGTGTGGAACATCGACTCCTTCGATCAGTGGGGCGTCGAACTCGGCAAGGTCCTCGCCAAGCGCGTGGAGCCCGCCCTGACCGAGGGCGCGGAGGTGCCCGGACTGGACGCGTCGAGCAAGGTGCTGGTCGCCAAGTACCGCCGGATGCGCGGCCGGAACTGA
- the secG gene encoding preprotein translocase subunit SecG, whose protein sequence is MGFSIALIVFSLLLMLLVLMHKGKGGGLSDMFGGGMQSSVGGSSVAERNLDRITIVVGLLWFACIIVLGILMKTNS, encoded by the coding sequence TTGGGGTTCTCGATCGCCCTGATCGTCTTCAGCCTGCTGCTGATGCTGCTGGTGCTGATGCACAAGGGAAAGGGCGGCGGCCTCTCCGACATGTTCGGTGGCGGCATGCAGTCCTCCGTCGGCGGCTCCTCGGTCGCCGAGCGCAACCTCGACCGGATCACCATCGTGGTCGGCCTGCTGTGGTTCGCGTGCATCATCGTCCTCGGCATCCTGATGAAGACGAACAGCTGA
- a CDS encoding MFS transporter, translated as MTAVETGEAEPGGRRAPAWRGGFGRLWSAAVLSSFGDALRGAALPLLASSLTDRPLLIASVTACGYLPWIVFGLLGGAVADRVDQRRAMGAVDAVRGMLVAAFAVAVALGHASIALLITLAFTLTTLQTLFDNASTALLPALVDRPALGSANARLMTGQKIAGGLMGAPVVPVLIAVGAAVPFAADAITFLVAAALVASLRTGAPERTARRAGSTLRREIAAGLRILGRDRALRGLCAATALCNVGMGALIATLVVLVTGWLDAGTAGYAAVTTAYTAGGLTGGVLNRWVAAALGPLRTVLLAGTVQTGALMVMGTVRSLAAAVAALAVFGCMGMLWNVNTTTLMQQRAPADMLGRVSSAFRTLAVAGAPLGALLGGAVATAWGPGTPALLTAAFFVLSVTSLIPARKPDVPVVARADDVTTAHGPR; from the coding sequence GTGACGGCGGTCGAGACGGGGGAGGCCGAGCCGGGGGGCAGGCGTGCGCCCGCGTGGCGCGGCGGATTCGGGCGGCTGTGGAGCGCCGCCGTGCTGTCCAGCTTCGGTGACGCGCTGCGTGGGGCCGCGCTGCCCCTGCTCGCCTCCTCGCTCACCGACCGTCCCCTGCTCATCGCCTCCGTGACCGCCTGTGGCTATCTGCCCTGGATCGTCTTCGGGCTGCTCGGCGGAGCGGTGGCGGACCGGGTGGACCAGCGGCGCGCGATGGGGGCCGTGGACGCGGTACGAGGAATGCTCGTCGCCGCCTTCGCGGTGGCCGTCGCCCTCGGCCACGCCTCGATCGCCCTGCTCATCACGCTGGCCTTCACGCTGACCACGCTCCAGACGCTGTTCGACAACGCCTCCACGGCACTGTTGCCCGCCCTGGTGGACCGACCGGCGCTCGGCAGTGCCAACGCCCGGCTGATGACCGGACAGAAGATCGCCGGCGGCCTGATGGGGGCGCCCGTCGTGCCGGTGCTGATCGCCGTCGGGGCTGCCGTCCCCTTCGCGGCCGACGCCATCACCTTCCTGGTGGCCGCCGCGCTGGTCGCCTCCCTGCGGACCGGCGCACCCGAACGTACGGCGAGACGGGCGGGCAGCACCCTGCGCCGGGAGATCGCCGCCGGGCTGCGCATCCTGGGGCGCGACCGGGCCCTGCGCGGGCTGTGCGCCGCCACGGCCCTGTGCAACGTCGGCATGGGCGCGCTGATCGCCACCCTGGTGGTCCTGGTGACCGGCTGGCTGGACGCGGGCACGGCCGGGTATGCGGCGGTGACCACCGCCTACACCGCCGGCGGGCTGACCGGCGGAGTGCTGAACCGGTGGGTCGCGGCGGCTCTCGGCCCGCTGCGGACCGTCCTGCTCGCCGGCACCGTGCAGACCGGCGCGCTGATGGTCATGGGCACCGTGCGCAGTCTGGCCGCCGCGGTGGCTGCGCTCGCCGTCTTCGGCTGCATGGGCATGCTGTGGAACGTCAACACGACGACGCTGATGCAGCAGCGGGCCCCCGCCGACATGCTCGGCCGGGTCAGCTCCGCATTCCGCACCCTCGCCGTCGCCGGGGCCCCGCTGGGCGCCCTGCTCGGCGGAGCCGTGGCCACGGCCTGGGGCCCGGGCACCCCGGCACTGCTCACGGCCGCCTTCTTCGTCCTGTCCGTCACCTCGCTGATACCGGCCCGCAAGCCGGACGTACCTGTTGTTGCCCGCGCGGACGACGTCACGACGGCTCATGGCCCGCGGTGA